Proteins encoded in a region of the Podarcis muralis chromosome 6, rPodMur119.hap1.1, whole genome shotgun sequence genome:
- the CHCHD1 gene encoding small ribosomal subunit protein mS37: MAAATPSSGYAAWVARLAELKKLRGKQPRVRPYRPLVLANQVSNRRLGLGEATCITEMSLMMACWKQNEFSDVTCAQEIQTFFNCAAKAEAERKQNLRQESLGQSGKLGSKQINKLLKRFPNITYNY, translated from the exons ATGGCGGCGGCGACTCCCTCGTCGGGCTACGCGGCTTGGGTGGCTCGGCTAGCCGAGCTGAAGAAGCTGCGGGGCAAGCAGCCCCGGGTGAGGCCTTACCGGCCCCTGGTGCTGGCCAACCAGGTCTCCAACCGGCGCCTGGGCCTCGGAG aGGCAACATGCATCACAGAGATGTCATTAATGATGGCCTGTTGGAAGCAGAATGAGTTCAGTGATGTAACTTGCGCCCAAGAGATCCAGACATTCTTCAACTGTGCTGCAAAGGCAGAA GCAGAACGCAAGCAAAATCTTCGACAAGAATCTCTGGGCCAGTCGGGGAAACTTGGTTCAAAACAAATCAACAAATTACTGAAAAGGTTTCCAAATATCACATACAATTATTGA